One stretch of Candidatus Binatia bacterium DNA includes these proteins:
- a CDS encoding TonB-dependent receptor: MRRFGWFLMDDWPSEKFRSSLVSHKSWFRMFLVCVLVPIGPSGTRGQPRIEETVTVRAQPTEPAQEHAPAAFVNTVEPARYAEELETVADAVGDTVGVSVRRYGGLGAFSTLSIRGSAANQVQVYLDGIPLARAQNEVVNLADLPLDSLERIEVYRGTTPLNFGGAGIGGVVNLVPKQPTESPYAYVSLGYGSFTTRKVTGTWSGKAGGLQWFGNLAYLGSAGNFRFRTDNDTPFNPFDDRTVTRVHNSFDSADWLVRARKDWGAGLRLDLLQEIFWKESDLPGRGANPSLRASAGRLRLLHAARGTASAWPLETVDASGQLFVIFDRSRFSDPLGELGSGQQRREDDSWVLGANALLSTYPAPAHRVSVFAEAGREQFLPHNGVPNAPREPDATRWRTTAALQHQWDLWPNRVQLVPTLRVEWIGDRSESARQDFGRRIPRIHRDAVLWSPGIGLAWRLTEGLSLRSNLGRYERAPNFTELFGNTGAVIGNPELVPERSWNRDVGLAWKGNLPPVQMEIQGEYAYFNNDVERLIVFVQRSAAIFKPENIGRARLRGHELGLRLRWRERWLLDANYTLQDPENRSPALGGIYQGKRLPGRPEQEWYLRTSTSLASFSPYYEFSFTSGNYLDQANFDRVPSRSVHSVGLKCSWGDWDAGIQVRNLTDNQISDVAGFPLPGRAVFVTVAWHSTEAPR; encoded by the coding sequence GTGCGCCGGTTCGGGTGGTTTTTGATGGATGATTGGCCGTCCGAAAAGTTTCGATCCTCCCTTGTGTCCCACAAGTCCTGGTTCCGAATGTTTCTCGTGTGCGTGTTGGTTCCAATCGGGCCGAGTGGTACGCGAGGCCAGCCACGGATCGAAGAAACAGTGACGGTGCGGGCTCAGCCGACAGAGCCAGCGCAAGAACACGCACCCGCGGCGTTCGTGAACACCGTGGAGCCGGCCCGGTACGCGGAGGAACTCGAGACCGTCGCGGACGCTGTGGGCGACACTGTGGGAGTGAGTGTCCGTCGCTATGGAGGGCTCGGAGCGTTCAGCACATTGTCCATCCGCGGTTCTGCCGCCAATCAGGTGCAGGTTTACCTAGACGGGATTCCACTGGCCCGCGCGCAAAATGAAGTGGTGAACCTGGCAGACCTTCCGCTCGACAGCCTCGAGCGCATCGAAGTGTATCGCGGTACGACACCGCTGAATTTCGGTGGTGCGGGTATCGGCGGGGTGGTCAACCTTGTGCCCAAGCAGCCGACCGAGAGCCCGTACGCGTATGTCTCGTTGGGTTACGGATCGTTCACGACCCGCAAGGTGACTGGAACTTGGAGCGGCAAAGCCGGAGGCCTGCAGTGGTTCGGAAACCTCGCGTATTTAGGTAGCGCAGGCAATTTCCGGTTCCGTACAGACAACGACACGCCGTTCAATCCGTTCGATGACCGGACCGTGACCCGAGTGCACAACTCCTTCGACAGTGCGGATTGGCTGGTGCGCGCACGCAAAGACTGGGGAGCCGGCTTACGGCTAGACCTCTTGCAGGAAATTTTCTGGAAGGAGAGCGATCTCCCCGGGCGGGGCGCTAACCCCTCCTTACGGGCCTCGGCCGGGCGCCTCCGCCTCTTGCACGCCGCGCGGGGAACAGCTTCCGCCTGGCCCTTGGAGACCGTGGACGCGAGCGGGCAACTCTTTGTGATCTTTGACCGGTCGCGTTTTTCGGACCCCTTGGGAGAGCTGGGCTCGGGACAACAACGCCGAGAAGACGACTCCTGGGTGTTGGGAGCTAACGCCCTGCTGAGCACTTACCCCGCGCCCGCCCACAGGGTGTCCGTTTTTGCCGAAGCGGGTCGAGAGCAGTTTTTGCCCCATAACGGCGTGCCCAACGCGCCGCGCGAACCGGATGCCACACGTTGGCGCACGACCGCCGCCCTACAGCACCAATGGGATTTGTGGCCTAACCGCGTACAGCTCGTCCCGACGCTGCGGGTGGAATGGATCGGTGACCGATCTGAATCGGCTCGGCAAGATTTTGGCCGTCGAATCCCGAGGATCCATCGGGATGCAGTCTTGTGGAGCCCGGGCATCGGGCTGGCCTGGCGCCTGACGGAAGGGCTTTCTCTCCGTAGCAACTTGGGCCGCTATGAACGGGCACCGAACTTTACCGAGCTGTTTGGGAACACCGGCGCCGTGATCGGTAACCCCGAGCTTGTGCCGGAACGTTCCTGGAACCGAGACGTCGGTTTGGCTTGGAAGGGTAATCTTCCACCGGTGCAAATGGAGATCCAAGGAGAATACGCATACTTCAATAACGACGTCGAACGCCTCATCGTGTTCGTGCAACGGTCGGCGGCGATTTTCAAACCCGAAAATATTGGTCGCGCACGTTTGCGCGGGCACGAACTGGGCTTGCGCTTGCGGTGGCGAGAGAGGTGGCTTCTGGACGCCAACTACACCTTGCAGGACCCAGAAAACCGCAGCCCTGCGCTGGGCGGGATTTATCAGGGCAAACGCTTGCCCGGCCGGCCGGAGCAAGAATGGTACCTGCGTACGAGTACGAGCCTGGCCTCGTTTTCGCCGTACTACGAGTTCAGCTTCACCAGTGGCAATTACCTCGACCAGGCGAACTTCGACCGCGTACCCAGCCGCTCGGTACACAGCGTCGGCTTGAAATGCTCGTGGGGCGATTGGGACGCCGGGATTCAAGTGCGTAACCTCACGGACAATCAAATTTCCGACGTGGCAGGGTTTCCGCTTCCCGGCCGCGCGGTGTTCGTCACTGTAGCCTGGCATTCGACAGAGGCCCCTCGATGA
- a CDS encoding inosine-5-monophosphate dehydrogenase — MRTVNDVLDRKGRNVWTVQATQTVYEALEMLAAKDVGALLVCEGDQAVGMFSERDYARQVILKGKTSKDTLVSEVMSTPIIFARPNQRLEECMALMTERRIRHLPVEDRGQVVGLISIGDVVKAILEEKQFLIEQLEGYIATGGWAEITANTTPLGVRSR; from the coding sequence ATGAGAACGGTAAACGATGTCCTCGACAGAAAGGGACGGAACGTGTGGACCGTGCAAGCCACCCAGACCGTATACGAGGCTCTCGAGATGCTGGCCGCAAAGGACGTCGGTGCTCTTTTGGTGTGTGAGGGAGACCAAGCTGTAGGCATGTTTTCGGAGCGCGACTATGCCCGCCAAGTCATATTGAAAGGGAAGACCTCGAAAGACACTCTCGTTTCTGAGGTAATGAGCACACCGATCATCTTCGCCCGTCCCAATCAACGCTTAGAAGAGTGCATGGCTCTCATGACCGAACGGCGCATTCGGCACCTGCCGGTAGAGGATCGCGGTCAAGTCGTGGGGCTGATTTCGATTGGCGACGTGGTCAAAGCGATTTTGGAGGAAAAACAGTTCCTGATCGAACAACTCGAAGGATACATTGCCACTGGCGGATGGGCGGAAATCACTGCGAACACGACGCCATTGGGTGTTCGCAGCCGTTAA
- the efp gene encoding elongation factor P — protein MPAVSPSEFKRGMVLLLDGVPHIIEEMHSTGTAKFKQKVHARMRHLASGRVIERTFADNEVVTAAELEQRKAQFSYQQGGTFVFLDSETFEPLELSSAQIGEKRWFLKEGEEYKTLFIDGKLVDVVLPDQIVLQVTETGPPQRGSSDSTWKPAKLETGLEIMVPLFIETGERVRVDTAERKYVGKESEKKPART, from the coding sequence ATGCCAGCCGTTTCGCCCAGTGAGTTCAAGCGCGGAATGGTTTTGTTGCTCGACGGAGTGCCTCACATCATCGAGGAAATGCACAGTACTGGCACAGCCAAGTTCAAGCAGAAAGTGCACGCGCGGATGCGACACCTGGCCAGTGGCCGTGTGATCGAGCGCACGTTCGCCGACAACGAGGTGGTCACTGCGGCGGAGCTGGAGCAACGCAAAGCCCAGTTTAGCTACCAGCAGGGGGGTACATTTGTATTCCTGGACAGCGAGACCTTCGAACCTCTCGAACTGTCGAGTGCTCAAATTGGGGAGAAACGCTGGTTTCTCAAAGAGGGTGAAGAATACAAGACACTCTTTATTGACGGAAAACTCGTGGACGTCGTGCTTCCCGATCAAATTGTTTTGCAAGTCACCGAGACTGGGCCGCCTCAGCGGGGAAGCTCCGACTCTACGTGGAAGCCCGCCAAGTTGGAGACGGGCTTGGAAATCATGGTGCCGCTTTTCATCGAAACGGGCGAGCGCGTACGGGTGGACACGGCTGAGCGGAAGTACGTTGGGAAAGAGTCGGAAAAGAAACCGGCACGGACTTGA
- a CDS encoding amidohydrolase translates to MLDLKIENGWIVDGSGCAPMRGTVGIRRGRIVVVGEVTEGSRATIDASGLMVAPGFIDPHTHYDAQIWWDPALTPSNLHGVTTVIAGNCGFSLAPLTRDSDADYLRKMMVKVEGMPLGALEQGVPWSWRTFADYLDDLQGRVALNVGFLVGHCALRRAVMGERAVGAVADPREVRAMVSLLREALRAGGLGFSTSQAFTHADGNGDPVPSRFAGPEELLALAKATGAHAGTTLEMIVDGCLTQFSDTEVNLMVALSRAARRPVNWNVLGISAANRARHEHQLRAGTRAQSQGARIVALTMPILGGLKMSFLDHCALNSLPGWGPVLALPVPARLQALRAPDTRRKLRASAETVTGALASLVRWGAYEIGDTFAPENQGLSGRLVAEVARERGQDAFDTLLDIVVADELRTGLWPQPADDDEESWQLRLEVWRDSRAMLGGSDAGAHLDRMCGARYPTAFLAQSVRERGLLSWQEAVRLMTDVPARYFGLKRRGRVAPGYAADLVLFDPERVGSAPIRTRHDLPGGEARLYAESTGVEYVFVNGVAVVVGGNTTGATPGQVLRSGRDTSTVLP, encoded by the coding sequence ATGCTGGATCTGAAAATCGAAAATGGGTGGATCGTAGATGGTTCAGGTTGTGCCCCAATGCGGGGGACGGTGGGGATCCGCCGGGGGCGGATTGTCGTCGTGGGCGAGGTCACGGAGGGTTCCCGGGCCACCATTGACGCATCGGGGCTGATGGTGGCTCCGGGTTTTATCGACCCCCACACGCACTACGACGCGCAGATTTGGTGGGATCCGGCGCTGACGCCCTCGAATTTGCATGGCGTAACGACGGTGATCGCGGGGAACTGCGGCTTCAGTCTTGCTCCGCTGACTCGGGACTCGGATGCGGATTACCTCCGCAAGATGATGGTGAAGGTGGAAGGCATGCCGTTAGGGGCACTGGAGCAAGGCGTTCCATGGAGCTGGCGAACCTTTGCAGACTATCTGGATGACCTCCAAGGCCGGGTGGCGCTGAACGTGGGTTTCCTCGTCGGTCATTGCGCCCTTCGTCGGGCCGTGATGGGTGAGCGTGCTGTGGGTGCAGTGGCCGATCCGCGGGAAGTTCGCGCGATGGTTAGTTTGCTGCGGGAGGCCCTGCGCGCGGGCGGGTTGGGGTTTTCCACTTCGCAAGCGTTCACCCATGCGGATGGCAATGGCGACCCGGTGCCTTCGCGCTTTGCCGGACCCGAGGAACTGCTCGCTCTGGCCAAAGCTACCGGGGCACATGCCGGCACCACGTTGGAAATGATCGTGGATGGTTGCCTGACGCAATTTAGTGACACGGAAGTGAATTTGATGGTGGCACTTTCGCGTGCCGCGCGCCGTCCCGTGAACTGGAACGTCCTGGGCATTTCGGCCGCGAACCGTGCTCGCCATGAACATCAGTTGCGGGCTGGCACACGCGCCCAAAGTCAGGGCGCTCGCATCGTGGCTCTGACCATGCCGATACTCGGGGGCCTTAAAATGAGTTTTCTGGATCATTGTGCCCTGAACTCGTTGCCCGGATGGGGCCCGGTGTTGGCGCTCCCCGTGCCCGCGCGGTTGCAAGCTTTGCGCGCCCCCGACACTCGCCGAAAACTGCGGGCGAGCGCCGAAACCGTGACGGGTGCGCTGGCCAGCCTCGTCCGCTGGGGTGCCTACGAGATTGGAGACACGTTTGCCCCGGAAAATCAGGGTTTGAGCGGCCGCTTGGTGGCCGAAGTCGCGCGCGAGCGCGGCCAAGACGCCTTCGATACCCTGCTGGACATTGTCGTGGCGGACGAGTTGCGGACGGGCCTCTGGCCGCAACCCGCCGATGACGACGAAGAAAGCTGGCAGCTCCGGCTCGAAGTTTGGCGTGATTCTCGAGCCATGCTCGGCGGGTCCGACGCCGGTGCTCACTTGGACAGGATGTGTGGGGCACGCTACCCGACCGCGTTCCTTGCTCAAAGCGTGCGCGAACGAGGGCTGCTGAGCTGGCAGGAGGCCGTGCGCTTAATGACCGACGTGCCCGCCCGGTATTTTGGGCTCAAGCGGCGCGGGCGAGTGGCTCCAGGCTATGCCGCGGATCTCGTTCTTTTCGACCCCGAGCGCGTCGGGAGCGCACCGATTCGGACCCGCCATGACTTGCCGGGTGGAGAAGCCCGCCTGTACGCAGAATCGACGGGTGTGGAGTACGTGTTCGTGAACGGCGTCGCCGTGGTGGTCGGCGGGAACACTACCGGTGCGACTCCGGGACAGGTGCTGCGCTCAGGCCGCGACACTTCTACCGTGCTTCCGTAG
- a CDS encoding Ycf48-like protein: MKRRSLKHAGVGFAFLVPSIATWLVIAATPAAGTAPSRIVDNLYGTAFVSPDEGWAVGAFGSVYHTTDGGKTWNAQRSGTLEQLFGVAFANRHVGWVVGRTGVVLHTQDGGKTWVKQANLGKHLFHVAALDEQTAWAVGDWGAIFHTLDGGKSWRDRSFERDVILYSQSWPDPLYGWIVGETGVLLHTSDGGRTWQELDTGVGKTLFGVYFADRNQGWACGLDGLILHTTDGGRTWTVQRGDPEISGLEQVGVAEQLENASLYDIVVRGKMGFAVGDIGSIFFTSDGGQTWSRKQVPGNWRLGWIRSVSLVSNGAGMIVGAGGLTVRIDGQRLVKPEGQ, translated from the coding sequence GTGAAGCGTCGAAGTTTGAAGCACGCGGGTGTCGGTTTTGCGTTCCTCGTGCCGAGCATCGCTACCTGGCTCGTCATCGCCGCAACCCCTGCGGCGGGTACTGCCCCGAGCCGCATTGTAGACAACCTGTACGGGACCGCATTCGTGAGCCCCGACGAAGGATGGGCGGTCGGCGCGTTTGGCTCCGTATACCACACCACAGACGGGGGCAAGACCTGGAACGCTCAACGATCGGGCACGCTAGAACAGCTCTTCGGGGTAGCCTTTGCGAACCGCCACGTAGGCTGGGTTGTCGGCCGAACGGGCGTGGTACTGCACACCCAGGACGGCGGCAAAACATGGGTGAAACAAGCAAACTTGGGGAAACACTTGTTCCACGTCGCTGCCCTCGATGAGCAGACGGCGTGGGCTGTCGGAGACTGGGGAGCGATCTTCCACACGCTCGACGGGGGGAAAAGCTGGCGTGATCGCTCTTTCGAGCGCGACGTGATCCTATATTCCCAGTCTTGGCCCGATCCTTTGTATGGCTGGATCGTGGGCGAGACGGGAGTCCTCCTTCACACTTCGGACGGGGGCCGTACTTGGCAGGAACTCGACACCGGCGTCGGAAAAACGCTTTTCGGAGTTTACTTTGCGGATCGCAACCAAGGCTGGGCCTGTGGCCTCGATGGGCTGATTTTGCACACGACCGATGGGGGACGGACGTGGACCGTTCAACGAGGCGATCCGGAAATCAGCGGGCTCGAACAAGTTGGCGTTGCCGAACAGCTCGAGAACGCCAGCCTGTACGACATCGTGGTCCGAGGCAAAATGGGCTTTGCCGTCGGTGACATCGGCAGTATTTTTTTCACCTCCGACGGAGGCCAAACGTGGAGCCGCAAGCAGGTTCCCGGTAACTGGCGACTGGGATGGATCCGCAGCGTTTCTCTGGTCTCGAACGGTGCGGGTATGATTGTTGGGGCGGGAGGGCTCACCGTGCGTATCGACGGGCAACGTCTAGTCAAGCCAGAGGGGCAGTAA
- a CDS encoding RND transporter: MLPREWIEGYLYFLLRRRLAVSLVVGAGTLFFIWFTATQLTIFTSFFDLMPPNHPYIQLYIKYRNMFGTANQLVMVVEATRGTIFDDPRIIEKVDRITVDLLHNVPGVNGEQVLSITHPKLKTTLTSGSGIKVVPLMYPRLPRDQEDMEFLRQKVYTTEGVRGFFVSPDDTATLITAGFWEEYFDLNTMWRRVQEIVQREEADGLVKIYVAGPPVLYAYFNEALGKMGYVFIATGVAIVALLWFYFRSLQGVLIPVFSGLMSAIWGLGFAGLCGFTLDPLVLVVFVLITARALSHSVQSMERYHDEYFLTHNKHEAIVRSYRALFPPAMVSIVADGLAILTIAVASIPLMQKLAFVASFWIISIFLSVVTLHPIILTFVKPPKMHPPGRRISDAIYEGISRALIAMGQGSLRWFVVGLFAVTMAFGVYFAHKLKTGDTEPGAALLYYDHPYNVAFRKLNEKFVGVASQLVIIAEGKKPEAIKEAKTLNDIELFARHMTQGEGANGNITAATLLKKIYRTFREGDPKWEMLPTRDDHIGQLFYLLTAGTSRGEMDRFFSPDYTNATIAILYRTYNNDIIHSAIDRAKAYIAEHSRPDDSVRYLLAGGLLGILAATNEEVEWSYRVNVPLIFCVVFVLSFLTYWSVLGALIVMIPSIVAQPLSEAVMYLAGIDFNINSLPVAAVGIGIGIDYGYYVLSRIVEEYEETNDFDEANRRAILTTGKAIIFTCTTLVVSVVFWLFFPLKFQAEMAFVLMLLMIFHAAGALLFIPAMVSLLRPRFAIARAEQRAEAVLLQAGAGR, encoded by the coding sequence ATGCTGCCGCGCGAATGGATCGAAGGGTATTTGTATTTCTTGCTCCGGCGGCGCCTGGCGGTGTCGCTGGTCGTCGGAGCCGGAACGTTGTTCTTTATTTGGTTCACCGCCACGCAGCTTACGATCTTCACGAGCTTCTTCGACCTGATGCCACCGAATCACCCGTACATTCAATTGTACATCAAGTACCGTAACATGTTCGGTACGGCCAACCAGCTCGTGATGGTCGTCGAGGCCACGCGGGGAACCATCTTCGACGACCCGAGGATCATCGAGAAAGTGGACCGGATCACCGTGGACCTGTTGCACAACGTTCCCGGTGTCAATGGAGAGCAGGTGCTGTCCATCACGCACCCGAAACTCAAAACTACTTTAACCTCCGGATCCGGCATCAAGGTCGTGCCCCTGATGTACCCGCGCCTCCCGCGGGATCAGGAAGATATGGAGTTCCTCCGGCAGAAGGTCTACACGACCGAGGGCGTGCGCGGTTTCTTCGTATCGCCTGACGACACCGCCACGCTGATTACCGCCGGGTTTTGGGAGGAGTATTTTGACCTCAATACCATGTGGCGGCGGGTGCAAGAAATCGTGCAACGCGAGGAAGCCGACGGTCTCGTAAAAATCTACGTGGCCGGCCCGCCCGTGCTGTACGCCTACTTCAACGAGGCGCTCGGTAAAATGGGCTACGTTTTCATCGCAACCGGCGTGGCCATCGTAGCGCTCCTCTGGTTTTATTTCCGTTCCCTCCAAGGTGTGCTGATCCCGGTATTCTCGGGGTTGATGAGCGCCATTTGGGGATTGGGGTTCGCCGGTCTTTGCGGTTTCACGCTCGACCCACTCGTACTCGTAGTGTTCGTCCTGATCACGGCGCGCGCCTTGAGCCACTCCGTTCAGTCCATGGAACGTTATCACGACGAGTACTTTCTCACCCACAATAAACACGAAGCAATCGTGCGCTCCTACCGGGCCTTGTTCCCACCCGCCATGGTGTCCATCGTGGCAGATGGTTTAGCCATCCTGACCATCGCTGTTGCCAGCATTCCGCTCATGCAGAAACTCGCTTTCGTGGCGAGCTTCTGGATCATCAGTATTTTCCTGAGCGTGGTCACGTTGCATCCGATCATCCTAACGTTTGTCAAGCCACCGAAGATGCACCCGCCCGGCCGGCGTATCTCCGACGCGATTTACGAGGGCATCAGTCGCGCCCTCATTGCTATGGGACAAGGAAGCCTGCGGTGGTTCGTTGTAGGGCTGTTCGCCGTGACGATGGCGTTCGGCGTGTACTTTGCCCACAAGCTCAAGACGGGGGACACGGAGCCCGGCGCCGCGCTGCTCTATTACGATCATCCGTACAATGTGGCCTTTCGCAAACTCAACGAAAAATTCGTCGGAGTCGCCAGTCAGCTCGTGATTATCGCCGAAGGGAAAAAGCCCGAGGCAATCAAGGAAGCGAAAACTCTCAACGACATCGAACTGTTTGCCCGGCACATGACCCAAGGCGAAGGAGCGAATGGCAACATCACCGCGGCGACCCTGCTTAAAAAAATCTACCGCACGTTTCGCGAGGGAGACCCCAAATGGGAAATGCTACCGACACGTGATGACCATATCGGCCAGCTATTTTATCTCCTGACCGCGGGCACGAGCCGCGGCGAGATGGATCGGTTTTTCAGCCCGGACTACACGAACGCCACGATCGCGATCCTGTATCGGACCTACAACAACGACATCATTCATAGCGCGATCGACCGCGCCAAAGCGTACATCGCGGAGCACAGCCGCCCCGACGACAGCGTGCGCTATCTCTTGGCCGGAGGCTTACTCGGTATCCTGGCGGCCACCAACGAGGAAGTCGAGTGGTCGTACCGCGTCAACGTGCCGCTTATTTTTTGTGTCGTCTTTGTCCTGAGCTTCTTGACCTATTGGTCCGTCCTTGGGGCACTGATCGTGATGATCCCCTCCATCGTGGCGCAGCCGCTCTCCGAAGCCGTGATGTACCTCGCCGGTATCGACTTCAATATCAATTCCCTTCCGGTGGCCGCAGTCGGCATCGGAATCGGCATTGACTACGGGTATTACGTTCTCAGCCGCATTGTGGAGGAGTACGAGGAAACCAACGACTTTGACGAGGCCAACCGCCGAGCCATTCTCACTACGGGTAAGGCCATCATCTTTACCTGCACCACGCTGGTCGTCAGTGTGGTGTTCTGGCTGTTCTTTCCCCTTAAGTTCCAAGCCGAGATGGCCTTTGTTTTGATGCTGCTCATGATTTTCCACGCAGCGGGCGCTTTGTTGTTCATCCCGGCCATGGTCTCTCTCTTGCGCCCGCGCTTCGCCATTGCGCGCGCCGAGCAGCGAGCCGAGGCCGTGCTCTTGCAAGCAGGCGCAGGCCGTTGA
- the paaG gene encoding 1,2-epoxyphenylacetyl-CoA isomerase, producing the protein MAEFETITYRLDNNVAWVTLNRPEQRNAVNATMREELIRVLSNAQTDAEIRALVLTGAGKGFCTGADLSGSRGQGPQGPGATRMVMKGSSQRLIRTLWELEKPVVCAVNGVAAGLGAHLAFASDFVIASSEARFIEIFVRRGLCVDAGGAFLLPRLIGLQRAKELVFFGDELSAEEAHRWGLVSRVVQPSDLERTAREWAERLAKGPTLALGFSKRLLHRSLDGDLETCLEEEGLAQAIVAQSEDLREGVQAFLERRPPVFKGR; encoded by the coding sequence ATGGCAGAATTCGAAACGATTACGTACCGGTTGGACAATAACGTTGCCTGGGTCACTTTGAATCGCCCGGAGCAACGCAACGCCGTGAACGCCACGATGCGCGAGGAGCTGATCCGGGTGCTTTCCAACGCCCAAACCGATGCGGAAATTCGCGCGTTGGTGTTGACCGGAGCTGGCAAGGGTTTTTGCACGGGAGCGGACTTGTCGGGCTCGCGCGGACAAGGGCCGCAAGGTCCCGGGGCAACGCGCATGGTGATGAAAGGAAGCTCCCAACGGTTGATTCGTACCTTGTGGGAGCTGGAAAAACCCGTGGTGTGCGCGGTCAATGGAGTGGCGGCGGGGCTGGGAGCGCACCTCGCCTTTGCGTCGGACTTCGTCATCGCCTCGAGCGAGGCACGATTTATCGAAATCTTTGTCCGCCGTGGCTTGTGCGTGGATGCAGGCGGCGCTTTCCTTCTGCCCCGTCTGATCGGCCTCCAGCGGGCAAAGGAACTGGTGTTCTTTGGAGACGAACTCAGCGCAGAAGAGGCACATCGCTGGGGCCTCGTCAGCCGAGTGGTACAGCCCAGCGATCTGGAACGCACCGCACGCGAGTGGGCAGAACGCTTGGCGAAAGGACCTACGCTAGCTCTCGGCTTTTCCAAACGGCTGCTCCACCGGTCGTTGGATGGCGACCTGGAAACGTGCCTCGAGGAAGAAGGACTCGCTCAAGCGATCGTCGCACAGTCCGAGGATCTTCGCGAAGGCGTGCAGGCCTTTTTGGAGCGGCGGCCACCTGTCTTCAAGGGGCGTTAG
- a CDS encoding putative oxidoreductase — MKELDLTTVDHLLTTTRSVRKRLDLTRPVPLDVVERCIEIAIQAPTGSNAQNWHFVLVVDAEKRKRLAELYRQAFSLYRELNTNAPQLREGDPRREQTLRIVESATYLAEHLHEVPMHIVPCVEGRAENGPVVMQASLYGSILPAVWSLMLALRSRGLGSAWTTLHLMYEKEAAAVLEIPEHVTQVALLPVAYFTGEDFKPAKRLPVRKFVSLDSWGKPLP, encoded by the coding sequence ATGAAGGAATTGGATCTAACCACTGTGGATCACTTGTTGACGACGACGCGGTCCGTTCGCAAGCGACTTGACCTTACCCGGCCTGTTCCCCTCGACGTGGTGGAGCGTTGCATCGAGATTGCGATTCAAGCGCCGACCGGGTCGAATGCACAGAATTGGCACTTTGTACTGGTGGTCGATGCAGAGAAGCGCAAACGACTGGCCGAACTGTATCGCCAAGCCTTCTCCTTGTACCGAGAGTTGAACACCAACGCGCCGCAATTACGCGAGGGGGACCCGCGGCGGGAGCAAACGCTGCGGATTGTCGAGTCGGCGACGTATTTGGCCGAGCATCTCCACGAGGTGCCGATGCACATCGTTCCGTGTGTCGAGGGGCGCGCGGAAAATGGACCGGTCGTCATGCAGGCCTCTTTGTACGGCTCGATTTTGCCTGCGGTGTGGTCGTTGATGTTAGCCTTGCGCTCACGAGGATTGGGGTCGGCTTGGACCACGTTGCACTTGATGTACGAAAAAGAGGCGGCTGCGGTGTTGGAAATTCCCGAACACGTCACCCAGGTTGCGTTGCTACCGGTAGCGTATTTCACGGGCGAGGACTTCAAGCCAGCGAAGCGCTTGCCTGTGCGAAAATTTGTTTCGCTGGATTCATGGGGGAAGCCGTTGCCGTGA